One window of the Candidatus Eisenbacteria bacterium genome contains the following:
- a CDS encoding enoyl-CoA hydratase/isomerase family protein codes for MARVRPYRTIRFEKRGRIATVTLDRPESLNAYDVAMRDDLFAAFGAIDEDPEARAMVLRGAGPAFSTGGDLREFGSAPSPVVARAVRYQRDVWGRLLRLRAATIAAVHGYAVGGGMEMALLCDVRVAASDAVFALPETGLGMIPGVAGTQTLPRVVGLGRALATILGGERLDARAAERIGLVHRVVPRARLDAAAQAIARRLAAIAPGRVAALRRCVRAAHDVPLGDGIALERRLALGLEAVE; via the coding sequence ATGGCACGCGTGAGACCGTACCGGACGATTCGCTTCGAGAAGCGCGGGCGCATCGCGACGGTCACGCTCGATCGTCCCGAGTCGCTCAACGCCTACGACGTCGCCATGCGCGACGATCTCTTCGCGGCGTTCGGTGCGATCGACGAGGATCCGGAGGCGCGCGCGATGGTGTTGCGCGGGGCCGGGCCGGCCTTCTCGACCGGCGGCGACCTGCGCGAGTTCGGCAGCGCGCCGTCGCCGGTCGTCGCGCGCGCCGTTCGCTACCAGCGCGACGTGTGGGGACGCCTCCTGCGCCTGCGCGCCGCCACGATCGCGGCGGTCCACGGCTACGCCGTGGGCGGCGGCATGGAGATGGCGCTCCTGTGCGACGTGCGTGTGGCCGCGTCCGATGCCGTATTCGCGCTGCCAGAGACGGGGCTCGGCATGATCCCGGGCGTCGCCGGCACCCAGACGCTGCCGCGGGTCGTCGGGCTCGGGCGTGCCCTCGCGACCATCCTCGGAGGCGAGCGCCTCGATGCGCGCGCGGCCGAGCGCATCGGTCTCGTGCATCGCGTCGTGCCGCGCGCGCGGCTCGACGCGGCGGCCCAGGCGATCGCGCGCCGCCTCGCGGCGATCGCGCCGGGGCGCGTCGCGGCGCTTCGCCGCTGCGTGCGCGCGGCGCACGACGTGCCGCTCGGCGACGGCATCGCGCTTGAGCGCCGACTCGCGCTCGGGCTAGAAGCCGTCGAATGA
- a CDS encoding amidohydrolase family protein, translating into MAGGRVVALGTRAAVVRALPRAERIDCGGRTVLPGLIDPHLHLFAVAARHVELDCAGFRRVRDLLAAVARAAKGAPRGAWVRGGGLDDARLDRLPTAAELERAAPRNPVRLRHRSRHASVLNTRGLARLAVATPGADRTTGLVAGAEPLVSRAVGPLAHDAIETGLVAAGRELASLGLTTVADATPRTWAGLAPLRRVMARGEFPLRVIAMRPPGARPWRPWKRLVPGAVKVMVEEGPDGLRPDPAGLARRVALAAHRSDQVAVHCVGMATLVAALDAFAALPARVRARRRHRLEHVAECPPPLVPRIAALGLTVVTNPAFVYWRGDVYRAETERSRHPWLYPARSLLSAGVRLAGASDAPVVSPNPWLGMGAARARRTASGETFGTREQLVADEALALFTTGAAWALHADMLGRLVPGGPADLVVVDDRWLCGRGPHHAARAWLTMANGRIVWHA; encoded by the coding sequence GTGGCGGGCGGCCGCGTCGTCGCGCTCGGCACGCGCGCGGCCGTCGTGCGGGCCCTCCCGCGCGCCGAGCGGATCGACTGCGGCGGCCGCACGGTGCTGCCGGGCCTCATCGATCCGCATCTGCACCTGTTCGCGGTCGCAGCCCGTCACGTCGAGCTCGACTGCGCGGGCTTCCGGCGGGTGCGCGATCTGCTCGCAGCGGTGGCGCGTGCCGCCAAGGGCGCGCCGCGCGGCGCGTGGGTGCGGGGCGGTGGGCTCGACGACGCGCGGCTCGACCGGCTCCCGACGGCGGCCGAGCTCGAGCGCGCGGCGCCGCGAAACCCGGTGCGGCTCCGTCATCGAAGCCGTCACGCGTCCGTGTTGAACACGCGCGGGCTCGCCCGGCTCGCCGTGGCGACGCCCGGCGCCGATCGCACGACCGGGCTCGTTGCCGGCGCCGAGCCGCTGGTCAGCCGCGCCGTGGGGCCGCTCGCGCACGACGCGATCGAAACGGGACTCGTCGCCGCCGGGCGCGAGCTCGCGTCGCTCGGCCTCACGACCGTCGCCGACGCCACGCCGCGCACGTGGGCGGGACTCGCCCCGCTGCGCCGCGTGATGGCGCGCGGCGAGTTCCCGCTCCGCGTCATCGCCATGCGCCCGCCGGGTGCGCGGCCGTGGCGTCCGTGGAAGCGGCTCGTCCCGGGGGCGGTGAAGGTCATGGTCGAGGAGGGACCGGACGGCCTGCGACCCGATCCCGCCGGGCTCGCGCGCCGCGTCGCGCTCGCGGCGCATCGGAGCGACCAGGTCGCCGTGCACTGCGTCGGCATGGCGACGCTCGTTGCCGCGCTCGACGCATTCGCCGCCTTGCCGGCCCGCGTGCGGGCGCGGCGGCGGCATCGCCTCGAGCACGTGGCCGAGTGCCCGCCGCCGCTGGTGCCGCGCATCGCGGCGCTCGGCCTCACGGTCGTCACCAATCCCGCCTTCGTGTACTGGAGAGGCGACGTGTACCGCGCCGAGACCGAGCGCTCCCGACACCCCTGGCTCTATCCGGCGCGCAGCCTGCTCTCGGCCGGCGTGCGCTTGGCAGGCGCGTCGGACGCGCCCGTCGTGTCGCCGAATCCGTGGCTCGGCATGGGTGCGGCCCGCGCGCGGCGCACCGCGAGCGGCGAGACGTTCGGCACGCGCGAGCAGCTCGTCGCCGACGAAGCGCTCGCGCTGTTCACGACCGGCGCGGCCTGGGCGCTGCACGCGGACATGCTCGGCCGCCTCGTTCCCGGCGGCCCCGCGGACCTCGTGGTCGTCGACGACCGGTGGCTCTGCGGCCGCGGCCCGCATCACGCGGCACGCGCGTGGCTCACGATGGCGAACGGCAGGATCGTATGGCACGCGTGA
- a CDS encoding metallophosphoesterase family protein codes for MRLVCFGDIHMAFRAIERLGPVLREADGAILTGDLTHFGDPPDAFRVVDAVRAHCPSVLAVTGNLDMLSVIDAFRDAGISLHGEGRLLGPLGVFGCGGSNITPMDTPTELEEHELTDTLARGHAVVADAARRLMICHTPPYDTRLDRLMNGTPVGSPAVRTFIETRRPEVAIVGHIHEGRGVDRVGQTLVVNPGALRDGGYVVVEDDGTALRAELRSWRDDGR; via the coding sequence GTGCGCCTGGTCTGCTTCGGCGACATCCACATGGCCTTTCGGGCGATCGAGCGCCTCGGCCCCGTGCTCCGCGAGGCGGACGGCGCGATCCTGACCGGCGACCTCACCCACTTCGGCGATCCGCCCGACGCCTTCCGCGTGGTCGACGCGGTACGCGCCCATTGCCCCAGCGTGCTCGCCGTCACCGGCAACCTCGACATGCTCTCGGTGATCGACGCCTTCCGCGACGCCGGCATCTCGCTGCACGGCGAGGGGCGCCTGCTCGGCCCGCTCGGCGTCTTCGGCTGCGGCGGCTCCAACATCACGCCGATGGACACGCCGACCGAGCTCGAGGAGCACGAGCTCACGGACACGCTCGCGCGCGGCCACGCCGTGGTGGCGGACGCGGCGCGACGGCTCATGATCTGCCACACGCCGCCGTACGACACCCGCCTCGACCGCCTGATGAACGGCACACCCGTCGGCAGCCCCGCCGTCCGAACGTTCATCGAGACGCGTCGGCCAGAGGTCGCGATCGTCGGGCACATCCACGAAGGGCGCGGCGTGGACCGCGTCGGCCAGACGCTGGTCGTGAATCCGGGCGCGCTCCGCGACGGCGGCTACGTGGTCGTCGAGGACGACGGCACGGCGCTGCGCGCCGAGCTGCGGAGCTGGCGCGACGACGGCCGGTGA
- the menB gene encoding 1,4-dihydroxy-2-naphthoyl-CoA synthase — MGYEDILYEAKDGVAWITINRPKVLNAFRAKTVDELIHAFRAAWHDPSVGVVVLTGAGERAFSTGGDQSERTGAGYGERGGIGLDMHGLHGTIRAIPKPVIAMVNGYAIGGGHVLHVLCDLTIAAETAKFGQVGPKVGSVDPGFGTAYLARVVGEKRAREIWYLCRQYTAAQAQEMGLVNAVVPAAELRAETEKWCRELLEKSPTALKLAKQSFNADSEHIAGITELGFAALELYYATDEAQEGRNAFMERRPPNFRKPPSRP, encoded by the coding sequence ATGGGCTACGAGGACATCCTCTACGAGGCGAAGGACGGCGTTGCGTGGATCACCATCAACCGTCCGAAGGTGCTGAACGCCTTCCGCGCCAAGACGGTCGACGAGCTGATCCACGCCTTCCGCGCCGCGTGGCACGACCCGAGCGTGGGCGTGGTCGTGCTGACGGGCGCCGGCGAGCGGGCGTTCTCGACCGGCGGCGACCAGAGCGAGCGCACCGGCGCCGGATATGGGGAGAGGGGTGGCATCGGCCTCGACATGCACGGCCTGCACGGCACGATCCGTGCGATCCCGAAGCCCGTCATCGCGATGGTGAACGGCTATGCGATCGGCGGGGGCCACGTGCTGCACGTCCTGTGCGACCTCACGATCGCGGCCGAGACGGCGAAGTTCGGCCAGGTGGGGCCGAAGGTCGGTTCGGTCGACCCCGGCTTCGGTACGGCCTACCTCGCGCGCGTCGTCGGCGAGAAGAGGGCGCGCGAGATCTGGTATCTCTGCCGGCAGTACACCGCCGCGCAGGCGCAGGAGATGGGTCTCGTGAACGCGGTCGTTCCGGCGGCCGAGCTGCGCGCCGAGACAGAGAAGTGGTGCCGCGAGCTGCTCGAGAAGAGCCCGACGGCGCTCAAGCTCGCCAAGCAGTCCTTCAACGCCGACAGCGAGCACATCGCCGGCATCACGGAGCTCGGCTTCGCTGCGCTCGAGCTCTACTACGCGACCGACGAGGCGCAGGAGGGCCGGAACGCGTTCATGGAACGCCGGCCGCCGAACTTCCGCAAGCCCCCGTCACGCCCATAG
- a CDS encoding sigma-54 dependent transcriptional regulator — translation MAGIVAEGAQINFVRAIGEALGGAHSPERTAAAAVETLVRHLALDRVIVWGASGADARFALLAATRDLGELVPVARLVQDVASRGEAVQLCGQAAAPGALPPELARCGAVLLQPLRARGGVLGVVGVGMREAGGISPEIVAAIDLVAPQIAMALENAFLRAGTDLAPRAHRADAPGAAATLVGVSPAFRKVVTAIERLGDVDVTVLLLGASGTGKERVARALHDGGRRRGGPFVAVNCAALPESLLEAELFGIERGIATGVDRRPGLVERAHGGTLFLDEIGDMSPGVQAKVLRVLQEREIVRVGGSRPIGVDVRLIAATNCDLEAAVRSGTFREDLYFRICVAPLRLPRLADRIDDIPVLAEHLLARFGAKHGRPELRLAPDALAWLATRPWPGNVRELENVVERAVVMATGPLISIEDLDPDREAPRSAAVDFRGTLESAVGGAERALIERALVATRNNRTQAARLLGIGRRTLLYKLKRYGIGDAPMRA, via the coding sequence GTGGCGGGAATCGTGGCCGAGGGAGCGCAGATCAACTTCGTGCGGGCCATCGGGGAGGCGCTCGGCGGGGCGCATTCCCCCGAGCGGACCGCAGCCGCCGCCGTCGAGACGCTCGTGCGGCATCTCGCCCTCGATCGCGTAATCGTGTGGGGTGCGAGCGGCGCCGATGCGCGCTTCGCCCTCCTCGCCGCCACGCGCGATCTGGGCGAGCTCGTGCCGGTTGCGCGCCTCGTCCAGGACGTGGCGAGTCGGGGCGAAGCGGTCCAGCTCTGCGGGCAAGCCGCGGCACCCGGCGCGTTGCCGCCCGAGCTCGCCCGCTGCGGCGCCGTCCTCTTACAGCCGCTCCGCGCGCGGGGCGGCGTCCTCGGGGTCGTCGGGGTGGGGATGCGCGAGGCCGGCGGCATCTCGCCCGAGATCGTGGCGGCGATCGATCTCGTCGCGCCACAGATCGCGATGGCGCTCGAGAACGCGTTCCTGCGTGCGGGCACCGATCTCGCGCCGCGCGCGCACCGTGCCGACGCGCCCGGCGCCGCCGCGACGTTGGTCGGCGTCAGCCCCGCGTTCCGCAAGGTCGTGACGGCGATCGAGCGCCTCGGCGACGTCGACGTGACGGTGCTCCTCCTCGGCGCCAGCGGCACCGGCAAGGAGCGCGTCGCGCGCGCGCTTCACGACGGCGGGCGCCGGCGCGGCGGTCCGTTCGTCGCCGTCAACTGCGCCGCGCTTCCTGAATCGCTCCTCGAAGCCGAGCTGTTCGGCATCGAGCGCGGCATCGCGACCGGCGTCGACCGGCGGCCGGGGCTCGTCGAGCGCGCCCACGGCGGAACCCTGTTCCTCGACGAGATCGGCGACATGAGCCCCGGCGTACAGGCGAAGGTGCTGCGCGTGCTGCAGGAGCGCGAGATCGTCCGCGTCGGCGGCTCGCGTCCGATCGGGGTCGACGTGCGGCTCATTGCGGCCACCAACTGCGATCTCGAAGCAGCCGTCCGCTCCGGCACGTTCCGCGAGGATCTCTACTTCCGGATCTGCGTCGCACCGCTGCGCCTGCCGCGCCTCGCCGATCGCATCGACGACATCCCCGTGCTGGCGGAGCACCTGCTGGCCCGCTTCGGCGCGAAGCACGGGCGTCCCGAGCTTCGCCTCGCGCCCGACGCGCTCGCGTGGCTGGCGACGCGCCCGTGGCCGGGGAACGTCCGCGAGCTCGAGAACGTGGTCGAGCGCGCCGTCGTCATGGCGACGGGCCCGCTCATCTCGATCGAGGACCTCGATCCCGACCGCGAGGCGCCGCGCAGCGCGGCGGTCGACTTTCGCGGTACGCTGGAGAGCGCGGTCGGCGGTGCCGAGCGCGCCCTCATCGAGCGTGCGCTGGTCGCGACGCGCAACAACCGCACGCAGGCGGCGCGGCTGCTCGGCATCGGGCGCCGCACGCTGCTCTACAAGCTGAAGCGCTACGGTATCGGCGACGCGCCCATGCGCGCCTGA
- a CDS encoding Rieske (2Fe-2S) protein has protein sequence MATFVPLCATSDIAPGTGKTISIQGKELAAFNCDGTFHVIDNECPHRGGPLGEGELEGCILTCPWHSWQFDVRTGDSITDDSKVAVYECRVEGGQVLVAL, from the coding sequence ATGGCCACCTTCGTTCCGCTCTGCGCGACGTCCGACATCGCCCCGGGAACCGGCAAGACGATCTCGATCCAGGGCAAGGAGCTCGCGGCGTTCAACTGCGACGGCACGTTCCACGTGATCGACAACGAATGCCCGCATCGCGGCGGGCCGCTCGGCGAGGGCGAGCTCGAGGGCTGCATCCTCACCTGCCCATGGCACTCCTGGCAGTTCGACGTCAGGACCGGCGACAGCATCACCGACGACTCGAAGGTCGCCGTCTACGAGTGCCGGGTCGAGGGCGGGCAGGTCCTGGTCGCGCTGTAG
- a CDS encoding glutathione S-transferase family protein, producing the protein MHDEPLLYDLTDSPFCAKARICLQVKSVPYRRVTLTMKKLRELRRLNPLAKVPVLLDRGQVVADSSAIARYLETEHPEPPLLPSDPAARAYCNLVEDWADESLYFVVGAFKWLNPANRPAAMERTIVELGGGAASPLVARLVARQIVGRYRVWRYTPASMGHFEERMRDSLGWLAELVAGRPFLLGRSLTIADVAVYAQLAWMRSYAEARLLEGAPAVAEWLARLDAIPAVGEGAGVR; encoded by the coding sequence ATGCACGACGAGCCGCTCCTTTACGACCTTACCGACTCGCCGTTCTGCGCGAAGGCGCGCATCTGCCTCCAAGTGAAGAGCGTGCCCTACCGGCGCGTCACGCTCACCATGAAGAAGCTGCGCGAGCTGCGCCGCCTGAATCCGCTCGCCAAGGTTCCCGTGCTGCTCGATCGAGGTCAGGTGGTCGCCGACTCGAGCGCCATCGCACGCTACCTCGAGACCGAGCACCCCGAGCCGCCGCTCCTCCCGTCCGATCCCGCCGCGCGCGCCTACTGCAATCTGGTCGAGGACTGGGCGGACGAGTCGCTCTACTTCGTGGTCGGCGCGTTCAAGTGGCTGAATCCGGCCAACCGCCCGGCCGCGATGGAGCGGACGATCGTGGAGCTCGGCGGCGGCGCCGCGAGCCCGCTCGTCGCGCGGCTCGTGGCGCGCCAGATCGTCGGACGCTATCGCGTCTGGCGGTACACGCCCGCGTCGATGGGCCACTTCGAGGAGCGCATGCGCGACAGCCTCGGCTGGCTCGCGGAGCTGGTCGCGGGTCGCCCGTTCCTGCTCGGCCGCTCGCTCACGATCGCCGACGTCGCCGTGTACGCCCAGCTCGCGTGGATGCGGAGCTACGCGGAGGCGCGCCTCCTCGAGGGCGCGCCGGCCGTGGCCGAGTGGCTCGCGCGGCTCGACGCGATTCCCGCCGTCGGCGAGGGAGCGGGCGTACGCTGA
- a CDS encoding DGQHR domain-containing protein yields the protein MITVPAMRLRQFGVTLYQAMLGARDVDRLVRFEVLGYDAGAATKSAKRRKVKSSRVNWELLEKRIAESPEAYQRPVIRKKIAELVDYYGQCAEAGNLPAIAGAVLLVADRRLDFTPTSTHRVLGVLQIPSEEGVLRALDGQHRLLALHQMIEDGRADDVQVPAIIFDKLAPDQVVELFVTINAKHTKLNPSHLISLAGRRLYPDKALAAGHDIIRALNEQSDSPLRGEIKLFGVGHGRVAQAPLAEELKNIFTGLDALGGSQAARFQENAPRFFLNYFKQIARVFPKAWVGRKYSIKTAMALRAFLRVVPDVMRAVRSQTQDVADAHAIHRAIAPWSDHVGDTRFETEGEWRAKLAGGTRGTVELLARELRNALR from the coding sequence ATGATCACCGTACCAGCGATGCGGCTCCGGCAGTTCGGCGTGACCCTGTACCAGGCCATGCTCGGCGCCCGCGACGTCGACCGGCTCGTCCGCTTCGAGGTGCTGGGCTACGACGCCGGCGCGGCGACGAAATCCGCCAAGCGCCGAAAGGTCAAGTCGTCGCGCGTCAACTGGGAGCTGCTGGAAAAGCGGATCGCCGAGAGCCCCGAGGCCTACCAGCGTCCCGTGATCCGCAAGAAGATCGCCGAGCTCGTCGACTACTACGGCCAGTGCGCCGAGGCGGGGAACCTGCCGGCGATCGCGGGCGCCGTGCTGCTGGTCGCCGATCGCCGCCTCGACTTCACGCCCACGAGCACGCACCGCGTGCTGGGCGTTCTGCAGATCCCATCCGAGGAGGGCGTGCTGCGCGCGCTCGACGGGCAGCACCGTCTGCTGGCGCTCCATCAGATGATCGAGGACGGACGCGCCGACGACGTGCAGGTGCCGGCGATCATCTTCGACAAGCTCGCGCCGGACCAGGTGGTCGAGCTGTTCGTGACCATCAACGCCAAGCACACGAAGCTGAACCCGTCGCACCTGATCAGCCTCGCAGGACGCCGGCTCTACCCCGACAAGGCGCTCGCGGCGGGGCACGACATCATCCGGGCCTTGAACGAGCAGTCCGATTCGCCGCTGCGGGGCGAGATCAAGCTCTTCGGCGTCGGCCACGGGCGCGTCGCCCAGGCGCCGCTCGCCGAGGAGCTGAAGAACATCTTCACCGGCCTGGACGCCCTCGGCGGCAGCCAGGCGGCGCGATTCCAGGAGAACGCGCCGCGTTTCTTCCTCAACTACTTCAAGCAGATCGCGCGCGTGTTCCCGAAGGCGTGGGTGGGCCGGAAGTACAGCATCAAGACCGCCATGGCGCTGCGCGCATTCCTGCGCGTCGTGCCCGACGTGATGCGCGCCGTACGCAGCCAGACGCAGGACGTCGCCGACGCCCATGCGATCCACCGCGCCATCGCGCCGTGGAGCGACCACGTCGGCGACACGCGCTTCGAGACCGAGGGCGAGTGGCGCGCGAAGCTCGCCGGCGGGACGCGCGGCACGGTCGAGCTGCTGGCGCGCGAGCTCCGCAACGCGCTCCGCTAG
- a CDS encoding DNA recombination protein RmuC, with product MTAAWWVPAAAAGGALVVGAILVLLWLLRSARARRDDGAGLLLLQQQMDALRTQMGQALTGQGQTVGQQLAQLTAQVNDRLRESLEVVQRSQTSVGERLDNTARVVGEVQKGLGELREATAKVYDVGRSVQTLHDILRAPKLRGGFGEYFLADLLAQVLPAEHFTLQHGFRSGERVDAVIRLGDGLVPVDAKFPLEDFRRMLDAADDDARARARKGFVARVRKHVDDVAAKYVLPDEGTYDFALMYVPAENVFYEAVVRDEARELVSYALERKVIPVSPGTLYAYLQAIVLGLRGLRIEARAKEVLDQLARLGGDLERLRDDMRLVGRHLGNAQQAFISADRRLERFEQKLELAGGIETQEQDERPVVAQLELRAPSTPS from the coding sequence GTGACGGCGGCGTGGTGGGTTCCGGCGGCGGCGGCGGGCGGCGCGCTCGTCGTCGGCGCCATCCTGGTGCTCCTGTGGCTGCTCCGGAGCGCGCGCGCCCGCCGCGACGACGGTGCCGGCCTGCTCCTCCTGCAACAGCAGATGGACGCGTTGCGCACGCAAATGGGCCAGGCGCTCACGGGACAGGGCCAGACCGTGGGCCAGCAGCTCGCGCAGCTGACGGCGCAGGTGAACGACCGCCTGCGCGAGAGCCTCGAGGTCGTGCAGCGCTCACAGACGAGCGTCGGGGAGCGGCTGGACAACACGGCACGCGTCGTCGGCGAGGTGCAGAAGGGCCTCGGCGAGCTGCGCGAGGCGACCGCCAAGGTCTACGACGTCGGGCGGAGCGTCCAGACGCTGCACGACATCCTGCGGGCGCCGAAGCTGCGTGGCGGGTTCGGCGAATACTTCCTGGCCGACCTCCTCGCGCAGGTGCTGCCGGCCGAGCACTTCACGCTGCAGCACGGCTTCCGCAGCGGCGAGCGGGTCGACGCCGTCATCCGGCTGGGCGACGGGCTCGTGCCGGTCGACGCCAAGTTCCCGCTCGAGGACTTCCGGCGCATGCTCGACGCCGCCGACGACGACGCGCGCGCCCGCGCGCGCAAGGGATTCGTGGCGCGCGTGCGCAAGCACGTCGACGACGTCGCGGCCAAGTACGTGCTGCCCGACGAGGGCACGTACGATTTCGCGCTCATGTACGTCCCCGCCGAGAACGTCTTCTACGAGGCCGTCGTGCGCGACGAGGCGCGCGAGCTCGTGAGCTACGCGCTCGAGCGCAAGGTCATCCCGGTGTCGCCGGGCACGCTCTACGCGTACCTGCAGGCCATCGTGCTCGGGCTTCGCGGCCTGCGGATCGAAGCGCGCGCCAAGGAGGTGCTGGATCAGCTCGCGCGGCTCGGCGGCGATCTCGAGCGGCTGCGCGACGACATGCGGCTCGTGGGCCGGCACCTCGGCAACGCTCAGCAGGCGTTCATCTCCGCCGATCGGCGGCTCGAGCGCTTCGAGCAGAAGCTCGAGCTGGCGGGCGGCATCGAGACGCAGGAACAGGACGAACGGCCGGTCGTGGCGCAGCTCGAGCTGCGCGCGCCGTCGACGCCGTCGTGA
- a CDS encoding HAD-IA family hydrolase → MIRAVTFDAAGTLLAPAEAVGDTYARTAARFGISVRAADVDAAFRRALAEAPPLAFPGVAAHELARRERDWWRAVVRAALGAAASPDGFEACFDALFAHYATPGAWRVYADARPCLEAARARGLLTAVVSNFDRRLPSLLDGLGLSRAVDRVLWSTQVGAAKPAVAIFAAAAAALGVDVGEICHVGDDVRADVGGARAAGASALYLDRSGRTPGALVTLDRLLQALGADQP, encoded by the coding sequence GTGATCCGCGCCGTCACCTTCGACGCCGCCGGCACGCTCCTCGCGCCGGCCGAGGCGGTCGGCGACACGTATGCACGGACGGCGGCGCGGTTCGGGATCTCGGTCCGCGCCGCCGACGTGGACGCGGCCTTTCGTCGCGCCCTGGCCGAGGCGCCGCCGCTGGCGTTCCCCGGCGTCGCGGCACACGAGCTGGCGCGCCGCGAGCGCGACTGGTGGCGCGCCGTCGTTCGGGCCGCGCTCGGCGCCGCGGCGTCGCCCGACGGGTTCGAGGCGTGCTTCGACGCCCTCTTCGCGCACTATGCGACGCCCGGTGCGTGGCGCGTCTACGCCGACGCCCGCCCCTGTCTCGAGGCCGCGCGCGCACGTGGTCTTCTCACGGCCGTCGTCTCGAACTTCGACCGGCGCCTGCCGTCGCTCCTGGACGGCCTCGGCCTTTCGCGCGCCGTCGATCGCGTGCTCTGGTCGACGCAGGTGGGCGCCGCAAAGCCCGCCGTCGCCATCTTCGCGGCCGCCGCTGCGGCGCTCGGCGTCGACGTGGGCGAGATCTGTCACGTGGGCGACGACGTCCGCGCCGACGTCGGCGGTGCGCGCGCCGCCGGCGCGAGCGCGCTCTACCTCGATCGCAGCGGCCGGACGCCGGGCGCGCTCGTCACGCTCGATCGGTTGCTCCAGGCGCTCGGCGCGGATCAGCCGTAG
- a CDS encoding glycine cleavage T C-terminal barrel domain-containing protein, with translation MAETALHAHLAARGAVHADDRGVVLPRHFGDPEGEYAALRRGAAAVDVGFRTVVRATGPDRATFLQGMLTNDVAHLASGSGCPALLLTIQGRVTADLRVAATDDALLLDVDVRACDAMIAALGKLIIADDVDLEPCADLALVGVEGPTAASVLGATALAPFAHVETTIGGARVRVLHTGEVGGFTVHAPVADAARVWDALVSAGARPCGMDALEGRRVELGVPRVGLDMGESTLALEVPVESAISQTKGCYLGQEVIARGTARGHVNRRLVGLLLDGPAPPPGAPLVRDAKEVGHLTTVATAFGAGKLAALGFVRREAWDPGTEIAVRHGHAVTIARVATWPLS, from the coding sequence ATGGCCGAGACGGCGCTGCACGCCCACCTCGCCGCGCGCGGCGCGGTCCATGCGGACGACCGCGGCGTCGTCCTGCCGCGCCACTTCGGCGACCCGGAGGGCGAGTACGCGGCGCTCCGCCGGGGTGCGGCGGCCGTCGACGTCGGCTTTCGCACGGTCGTGCGCGCCACGGGGCCGGATCGCGCGACGTTCCTCCAGGGTATGCTGACGAACGACGTTGCCCACCTCGCATCCGGCTCGGGCTGTCCCGCGTTGCTGCTGACGATCCAGGGGCGTGTCACGGCCGACCTCCGCGTCGCGGCCACCGACGACGCGCTGCTGCTCGACGTCGACGTCCGGGCGTGCGACGCGATGATCGCGGCGCTCGGGAAGCTCATCATCGCCGACGACGTCGATCTCGAGCCCTGCGCGGATCTCGCGCTCGTCGGCGTCGAAGGGCCGACGGCCGCGAGCGTCCTCGGCGCGACCGCCCTCGCGCCGTTCGCGCACGTCGAGACCACGATCGGCGGCGCGCGCGTGCGCGTGCTTCATACGGGCGAGGTCGGCGGGTTCACCGTGCACGCGCCGGTGGCCGATGCGGCGCGCGTCTGGGACGCGCTCGTGTCGGCGGGCGCGCGGCCCTGCGGCATGGACGCGCTCGAAGGGCGTCGCGTCGAGCTGGGCGTGCCCCGCGTCGGCCTCGACATGGGCGAGAGCACGCTCGCGCTCGAGGTCCCGGTCGAGTCGGCGATCAGTCAAACGAAAGGCTGCTACCTGGGACAGGAAGTCATCGCGCGCGGCACGGCGCGCGGGCACGTGAACCGCCGCCTGGTCGGGCTCCTGCTCGATGGTCCGGCGCCGCCGCCCGGCGCGCCGCTCGTGCGCGACGCCAAGGAGGTCGGGCACTTGACGACGGTGGCAACGGCATTCGGCGCCGGCAAGCTCGCCGCGCTCGGCTTCGTGCGCCGGGAGGCATGGGATCCGGGCACCGAGATCGCCGTGCGCCACGGCCACGCGGTCACGATCGCCCGCGTCGCCACGTGGCCGCTCTCTTGA